A region of the Vanrija pseudolonga chromosome 2, complete sequence genome:
AAGCTGCGGAGGCGGGGCGTTCGCCCATGATCAATCACCATGGCGACGAGTCTTGGATGAATAGTGCTGCATGTACTCGTATGATGATGTTGTCGCCGTTCCTCGTCCTGCCTGCTCAAGCTTAGACCTTGAAGCCGTAGCCGCGCATGCAGGCCTTGTGGGCCTCTATCAAATCGGCGCAGCGGGTGggggcctcgtcggccgagaaCTTGATGAAGCAGTCGTCACGGACCGACTTGGTCTCGGGGCACGCGCAGCATCTGGGGGTCAGCGATCGTTGCCGGTGGGGCAGCGACGTACGGCTTGAGGCCCTGGGGGTTGAGGGGGttgacctccttggcgggggcgacgtcgatggggcaggcggcgctggggtgtgagctgggtcCGATGGAGCTGACACCTACGCTTCAGCCATGTTGTGTGATGCTTTTGGTATGATACAGGTGGTGGCTACAAGTGTagaagaggaggagaagTGACCTCGGTCGGCTGTCGAGCAGCCAGCATCAGTCAGCCTCTGACTGTGTGGCCACTGTCCGCATGCCGTTCCCAACAAATCCTGGCGGAGATCATGCCGAAGTGCGTGggtgtcgtcggccggcCCCGGCTTATTCCGAATTACGTAAGTCAATTTGATTCCGTGATTTCTCAAGTTTGAGAGCCAAAGTGAACCGGACCGGAGGGTGTGGCCGGTGTGGGTTTGCCGCCTCTCCGCTTGCTTGCCCTCGACTCGACATCATCGTGCCGAGACGAGGAACAAGCATCACATCGcacatcacacacacaccaccacacccggGGCCATCCCATCGTCCATTGTCGcttcgccctcgtcgacaacaCAGGCAGGACACAGGCCACTTGCACGACCCTCTGCTCCACTCCCCGCTCAGCCGCCCCCAACACCGCGCTATCATGTCCCTCGCAGCCCTCCGtaccgccgcccgccgcccactaACGGCGaccgtcgcccccgccgccgcccgctggGCGTCAACCGCGACGGCCACCGcgcccgtcgaggaggcgtcgagctcggccgctgCACCGCCCGCtgagccgctcgacgtcgaggccctccGCCAGCACGCTAAGAAGCTCTACAAGGAGGTGAGTAGATAAGGCCCCACGTTCGTGGGATCGTGGGTTGGGCAGTGTTGTGTCGGCCGCGCGACTggccgagcgccgtcgccgcgcaacACTGTGATCACTGTGCATTTGTGCATCGATCACGACGAACCCACCGCCGTGCACGTGCGCTGCGCCCCCTGACGTATGGACAATGGACATAGCTGATAGCCAACAGCTGCACCGTCTCGGTCGCGACTAGTGagcgcgcctcgccggcgggcacCCCCCTTCGGCATGACTGACCGTTGCCCAGCCCCGACCCAGAGTACAACTTCAACGGCCGTCTGCGCCGTGCATTCGAGAGTGAGTCGTCGTTTCCAGGGTTTGTGGCTTGGCTCCtccgacggccgccgccaagaagcgcgGGCGCCGTTCCGGCACGGAGATGGAGACGAGTCCCGCCGAATGGACGGAGgacgctcggcgtgccgagcggcgctcctcgcttCGGTCTAAGAGCTTGCGCTGTCCACTCCTACGGCGGTGTAACCACCAGGTGACGTCGGCCGGGGTGCCGACCCTCGTttcggtggcggcgccgcactCGGACCCAATTCCGAGGCCAGCAGCTCACACAACGCGCAGAGAACGCAACCATCACGGACCCcgagaagctcaagaagcagctcgagctcgccgagcacatCAAGAAGGGTGCGTACCCCGCCAAAGCGGCACCGCTAACCCCGCAGAGGTCCTCGCCATGCTCAGCCTCAAGAAGTaccgccacctccgccgcgcgtACCACAAGGACGagccgcctcgcgcgctgaATCTCAACGgcgagaaggacaaggaggtcgaggtgtcCTCTGACCCCATCGGCAagctcgcgccgacgccgcccccgagcGCATGAGCAGCAGCTGTCTGAAGCGGCCTCGAGTCGCATGTaccaaccacccacccaaccgCAATCCCCCCCCTCCCATcgccacgacgcgacgcgacgcacgACCGACCGATATATCGAACTGACTGACCACGACATACCATCACCCCCACCTGCAACAAAACTCGTCTGGCACACTGTGCGCGCTCTTGGATATCACCGACTCACCGTTCCATCTCACATCTCCTGTTTAATATCGCCGCGGCAAGGTAGACGAAGACTCGATGCATCTCTAACACCGGGTCGTATGGTATGGGCCGAATGCTGGGTATAAAAACCAAAAAAATTAACCAGAGTGCTACTAACGCCCCCCCTCATCCCCGCCTCTGACGCGCATTCTTGTGGTCCATGTGCGCGTGgaccttgcgcttcttcgactccttcttcttctcgccacGGCGCTCCTGGCGCGCGGCCCAAGCCTtggggtcggcgacggccatACGGCTGCgggcctcgcggcgcacctGGCGCTTCTCGCTGACGTGGCGGCGGATCTTCTCCCACGTCTTGGAGAAGTTGGTCGCGCCGACCTTGTTCTGCACAAAGTCGCGGACCTCGGTCGCGAGCTGACGCAGCTCCTCGATaccgcctgcgccgtccaggccggcgaggtcgccttcgtcgtcgaggatgcggTAGATCGGGCTGAGGATGTGGATGAGGAAGCCACGCGCCTGGCGCTTGTTGAGCGCCTCGTAGATGCCCGCATAGCATCGCAAGATCGACATGACGGGTCCCGTCCACGCCAGTGGCTGGCCCGGCAGCGTGTCGTTGGACGCGGGGCGGCTGATGatgaggcggcgggcgaggaacGACAGACGCGACATGAGCCACGCGAGCGGGCGCGATGCCGACTTCTCCTCGGTCTCTTcggtctcctcctcctcctggccctcgacctcctcgccgtccactGTCCAGCCGTTCTCCTCCGACTTGGCCCAGTGCTTGGCAATGTTCCAGAGCAGCTTGACCAgctggtcggcgagcttggcgtcaaTGaccacgtcctcgccgtcggccgacTTGGAGCCACCGAAGAGGATACAGCTCTTGCGCGCAATGTCGAGCAAGAGGTCGGCGTCAAGAATAGTGaacgcctcctcgccggcaaaGAGGACAGCAAGAGCGCGGGCAGCACCGAAGCGCACCCACTCGTGCGGGAAGAGGAGGTGTGCCACAATGTCGGTCCATGGGATCGATTTGGCCAGCTCACCGTTGGCCTTGAGAGCCTTGGCGATGACGTTGAGCGCCTGCTGAGGAAGCGAGTGttcgagcgcgacctcgtcgtcggacgccTCGGCACGCGCAAGCGCACGGGCGCTGCTGCGGATGACGGGAAGCACAACAGTAGGGAGCTCTGCGAAGACACtggtctcgacctcgtcgctctcgcacAACAGGCCGTAGACTGCGAGCGAGGCAGCTGCCAGGGCGGGGTTGTCGTTGCGGGCATCGACCCAAGCCTTGAGGACTTGGAGAAGACGCTTCTGGTGGTCCTCCTCAAGCGAGCCAAAGAGCTGCTGCAAGAGCACACCAGCCATGTTGCGGCACTTttcgctgtcgtcgttggcgagaACAGCAACCAGCGCGACGAAGAACATGTCGGCGTACTCGGCAATGAGCTCGCCCGAGAACTTGCCAAAGACGGCGGAGAGAACCTCCATGACGGAGATGCGTCCAGACTCGAAAACATAGTCGAGGTTGCGTGCAAGGAAGGTCATCTGCGACTTGAGGCGGCCCTGGCCCTGCGGGTAGTCGAGCAGGAACTGCATCAGCAGACCGCGGCAGAGCTCCTGGACGTGGGTCGACTGGCTGGTGACCATGATGGACGAGACGCGGTCCATGACGTCGTAGATCTCGGGCACGACGAAGCGACGGGACACGACGGCACGGAGAACAGTGAAGATGCAGC
Encoded here:
- the etfrf1 gene encoding Electron transfer flavoprotein regulatory factor 1; this encodes MSLAALRTAARRPLTATVAPAAARWASTATATAPVEEASSSAAAPPAEPLDVEALRQHAKKLYKELHRLGRDYPDPEYNFNGRLRRAFEKNATITDPEKLKKQLELAEHIKKEVLAMLSLKKYRHLRRAYHKDEPPRALNLNGEKDKEVEVSSDPIGKLAPTPPPSA
- the cox17 gene encoding Cytochrome c oxidase copper chaperone; amino-acid sequence: MAEAAACPIDVAPAKEVNPLNPQGLKPCCACPETKSVRDDCFIKFSADEAPTRCADLIEAHKACMRGYGFKV